Proteins encoded by one window of Paenibacillus urinalis:
- a CDS encoding nucleotidyltransferase domain-containing protein, with protein sequence MDITPLLNKVTTLLSHVPGIVGIVLGGSRARGTHQTDSDIDIGIYYDLQAGFSIDEINKAVMDLNDEPVREPISPIGGWGPWVNAGGWFVIDGCPVDLILRDLVRVEHVIQECLGGKIEASYQPGHPHAYINGMYMGELAIAQILIDSDQRLASLKQKITPYPGAYKQNMIDFFSFESSFSLMLSQKSVTKDDSYYVMGHVFRSLSCLNQILFAKNEQHCINEKRAVQLIEGFDLKPAHYKQRIDEIIELLSPDPHQLGLAAAKLQSLIEETHNL encoded by the coding sequence ATGGATATCACTCCGTTATTGAATAAGGTGACAACCCTTCTATCCCATGTTCCAGGCATTGTCGGTATCGTTCTTGGCGGCTCCCGCGCGAGAGGAACCCACCAAACGGACTCGGATATCGATATCGGCATTTATTATGATTTGCAGGCAGGATTTAGCATTGATGAGATCAATAAGGCTGTGATGGATCTAAATGATGAGCCAGTCCGCGAGCCTATTTCCCCGATTGGAGGCTGGGGACCATGGGTTAACGCTGGGGGATGGTTTGTTATCGATGGATGTCCTGTCGATCTGATCCTGCGGGATCTTGTACGTGTGGAGCACGTGATTCAGGAATGTCTCGGCGGAAAAATAGAAGCCAGCTATCAGCCTGGTCACCCTCATGCTTACATCAATGGGATGTATATGGGCGAACTCGCCATTGCTCAAATTTTGATTGATTCTGACCAACGTCTTGCCTCACTAAAACAAAAAATAACCCCTTATCCAGGGGCGTATAAACAGAATATGATCGATTTCTTCTCGTTTGAGTCCTCCTTCTCCTTGATGCTTTCCCAGAAAAGTGTCACCAAAGACGACAGCTATTATGTGATGGGTCATGTATTCAGAAGCCTGTCCTGCTTGAACCAGATCTTGTTCGCCAAAAATGAACAGCACTGCATCAACGAAAAACGGGCCGTTCAGTTGATCGAAGGTTTTGACTTGAAGCCTGCTCACTATAAGCAGCGTATTGATGAGATTATAGAGCTGCTCTCCCCTGATCCACATCAGCTGGGGCTCGCGGCGGCGAAGCTTCAAAGCCTAATCGAAGAAACCCATAATTTATAA
- a CDS encoding carbohydrate ABC transporter permease translates to MGVRKSIYWFFVPGLLLYLVFFIYPTLQGLYYSFTDWDGMSDTMNFVGLSNYVNVAENTIFHKAIGNNLKFMFSVVIVQTLVSLVLSLLLVRNSKANIGLRALYFFPTILSSAAVGFIGTYIYDPNLGLLNEVLNRIGLSFLANNWLGDPSIAIYSVAGIQAWAHIGQMVILFVAGLHGIPEEINEAARLDGGNRWQIFRFVTWPLLAPAATLVIAYTTIQSFKAFDLIYVMTRGGPAYSTEILSTYIYSSAYQNYNFGHASAASIYFLAIIALVTFLQFKAIRSDRAV, encoded by the coding sequence ATGGGTGTACGCAAATCAATCTACTGGTTTTTCGTACCCGGCCTGCTCTTGTATCTCGTGTTTTTTATTTATCCCACCTTGCAGGGGCTCTACTACTCCTTCACAGATTGGGACGGCATGTCGGATACGATGAACTTTGTTGGGCTCAGCAACTATGTCAATGTCGCGGAAAACACGATCTTTCACAAAGCCATCGGCAACAATCTGAAGTTCATGTTCAGTGTAGTTATTGTGCAGACGCTTGTATCACTGGTCCTATCGCTTCTGCTCGTCCGTAATTCCAAAGCCAACATCGGCCTGCGGGCATTGTATTTCTTCCCGACAATATTGTCCTCAGCGGCAGTAGGGTTTATCGGAACTTATATCTATGATCCGAATCTGGGGCTGCTCAATGAGGTACTGAATCGTATTGGCTTGTCCTTCCTTGCTAACAACTGGCTGGGTGATCCGTCCATCGCGATTTATTCCGTTGCAGGCATCCAGGCATGGGCGCATATCGGTCAGATGGTTATTCTGTTCGTGGCCGGTCTGCATGGAATTCCGGAAGAAATTAATGAAGCGGCCAGACTAGATGGCGGCAACCGCTGGCAAATATTTCGGTTCGTCACCTGGCCTCTGCTGGCACCGGCAGCTACACTGGTCATCGCCTACACAACGATTCAATCATTTAAGGCGTTTGACCTGATATATGTCATGACCCGCGGGGGTCCGGCTTACTCTACCGAGATTTTATCGACGTATATTTATTCTTCGGCATATCAAAATTACAACTTCGGGCATGCTTCGGCAGCATCGATTTATTTCCTAGCTATTATTGCACTGGTCACCTTCTTGCAGTTCAAAGCGATTCGCTCAGACCGTGCTGTATAA
- a CDS encoding YdeI/OmpD-associated family protein: MKMDNLLSVTSREGLRVWLQENGNSEKSCWVVVSLTLQPDTILYLDAVEECLCFGWIDGLKKKISQTEMAQRLSPRSKKSSWTELNKERVRRLEKLGLMMNEGRKVLPDMNPDSFVIDQIIDSRLKEDKRVYNNFLAFPALYQRIRIDTIQSVRNEPDLYNSRLVKLLAHTKKNKMYGQWHDNGRLLDY, from the coding sequence ATGAAGATGGATAATCTGCTGTCTGTTACATCAAGAGAAGGTTTGAGGGTGTGGCTGCAGGAGAATGGAAACAGTGAAAAATCTTGCTGGGTTGTCGTGAGCCTGACACTACAGCCAGATACCATTCTGTATTTGGACGCGGTGGAAGAATGTTTGTGTTTTGGATGGATTGATGGGCTTAAGAAGAAAATATCGCAGACGGAAATGGCGCAGAGGTTGTCGCCCAGAAGTAAAAAGAGCTCTTGGACGGAGCTTAATAAAGAACGTGTCCGCCGTCTCGAGAAGCTGGGCTTGATGATGAATGAAGGGAGAAAGGTGCTTCCTGATATGAATCCTGATTCTTTTGTAATCGACCAGATTATAGACAGCAGGCTCAAAGAGGATAAGAGAGTGTATAATAATTTCTTGGCTTTTCCAGCCCTGTATCAAAGAATACGAATCGACACGATACAAAGTGTCCGGAACGAGCCTGATCTGTATAACAGCAGGTTAGTCAAATTATTAGCTCACACGAAAAAAAACAAGATGTACGGACAATGGCATGATAATGGGCGACTCCTAGATTATTAG
- a CDS encoding AEC family transporter, with product MIADILLEVVLPVFVLIAVGSLMQRAFNLDLYTLSKINFYFITPAAVFMSMYLSEMSGKLLGTIVLFYFLYAFILYIIGSIVSKSFKFSKGMKAAFNNSIMLDNAGNYGMPISALVFKGDPMAASVQAFIMSMQSLLTFTYGVLSIQGAKLKGNYRSVIIGFLKMPVPYALLLGILWNVLDAPLPTFLSMPLDYARDSMVAVALLTLGAQIMKYPLRFGRLSVYISMIIRLLVGPAIGITLVFALGLEGITAQALIIASGMPTGVNSSILAEEYQNEPDFAAQTVLISTLFNIITLIGLIALAKSFA from the coding sequence ATGATTGCTGACATCTTGCTGGAAGTGGTTCTGCCTGTATTTGTGCTTATTGCGGTCGGGTCACTGATGCAGCGTGCGTTCAATCTCGATCTCTACACACTTTCGAAGATTAATTTCTATTTTATTACACCTGCTGCCGTGTTTATGAGCATGTACCTATCCGAAATGTCTGGGAAGCTGCTCGGGACCATCGTTTTATTTTATTTTTTGTATGCATTCATTTTATATATTATCGGGTCCATCGTCTCCAAATCCTTTAAATTCAGCAAAGGTATGAAGGCTGCCTTCAACAATAGTATTATGCTGGATAATGCCGGAAACTATGGAATGCCCATCAGTGCGCTCGTGTTTAAGGGAGATCCGATGGCTGCATCGGTTCAGGCCTTCATTATGTCGATGCAAAGCCTGCTGACCTTTACGTACGGGGTCCTGTCTATTCAAGGGGCCAAGCTGAAAGGGAATTATCGAAGTGTCATCATTGGTTTTTTAAAAATGCCTGTTCCTTACGCGCTTCTGCTCGGTATCCTGTGGAACGTACTTGATGCACCGCTGCCGACCTTTCTCTCCATGCCGCTCGATTATGCGAGAGATTCCATGGTAGCCGTTGCGCTCCTCACGCTTGGAGCCCAGATTATGAAATATCCGCTCCGGTTTGGACGGCTCAGCGTATACATCAGTATGATCATTCGTCTGCTTGTGGGTCCTGCCATTGGTATCACATTGGTATTTGCACTTGGTCTTGAAGGCATTACAGCTCAGGCATTAATTATCGCTTCTGGGATGCCAACAGGCGTTAACTCCTCCATCCTTGCAGAAGAGTATCAGAACGAACCGGATTTTGCAGCACAGACCGTGCTTATCTCTACACTGTTTAACATCATCACCCTGATCGGACTTATCGCATTGGCTAAATCATTTGCATAA
- a CDS encoding AraC family transcriptional regulator, which translates to MFTNMKEDVHEFLEIHFFNPSAYEKGSAAWPIRLGANAAKPAYRIGPRVTPYYYLLMVLEGEGTFIQSGKTYSLRPGDLFCLFPQVTHEYYTAEDKTLRKIFFAFDGKHALSLLARAGLGPSRPHLQGGLNDEAVEIMKSWFDHCRMELTDLSRLTYLQKVFDALAVNESSLAETPEEPSWVQQGKEYLEIHYAGGITIKSVADYVGVERTHFTKTFHKTYGISPMKYMQELRMNEAKLLLTGTNYKLGEIAQSVGYPDLFSFSKAFKSYEGVSPAKYREKHTKGQALRG; encoded by the coding sequence ATGTTTACAAATATGAAGGAAGACGTTCACGAATTTCTGGAGATTCATTTTTTTAATCCTTCTGCTTATGAGAAGGGGAGTGCTGCATGGCCTATCCGTTTAGGGGCTAATGCTGCCAAGCCAGCCTATCGCATTGGACCGCGGGTAACGCCATATTACTACCTGCTGATGGTGCTTGAAGGCGAGGGGACGTTCATTCAGAGCGGGAAGACCTACTCGCTTCGCCCGGGGGACTTGTTCTGTCTCTTTCCTCAAGTTACACACGAATATTACACCGCAGAGGACAAGACGTTACGGAAAATCTTTTTTGCCTTTGACGGAAAGCATGCGCTGTCCTTGCTTGCAAGAGCAGGTCTTGGGCCGTCAAGACCCCATCTGCAGGGAGGACTGAATGATGAAGCCGTTGAGATCATGAAGTCGTGGTTCGATCACTGCCGAATGGAGCTGACCGATTTATCGCGGCTGACCTATCTTCAGAAGGTATTTGACGCGCTTGCTGTGAATGAATCGAGTCTGGCTGAGACGCCGGAGGAGCCTTCTTGGGTACAGCAGGGTAAAGAGTATCTGGAAATTCATTACGCTGGAGGCATTACCATCAAGAGTGTAGCTGATTATGTTGGCGTTGAGCGCACACATTTTACTAAAACATTTCATAAAACGTATGGCATCTCTCCGATGAAATATATGCAGGAGCTGCGAATGAATGAGGCGAAGCTGCTTCTCACAGGCACGAACTATAAGCTCGGAGAAATTGCCCAATCTGTGGGATATCCCGATCTGTTCTCGTTCTCCAAAGCTTTTAAGAGCTATGAGGGCGTCTCACCAGCCAAATACCGTGAAAAACACACAAAAGGACAAGCTCTGAGGGGATAA
- a CDS encoding PstS family phosphate ABC transporter substrate-binding protein, producing the protein MSDIKKTANQGEPVSSKWGLWFGKSIQICLMYVVLTFFIGGVVGVPAGKLLLHHQVPDLGVFLIAAVYFYLMVTVFVSFGAYVTRDTGAYSRILLLSIIPLLGFALYYWGLGMQLSDGDARELWSSSWMWYSLNLYWANPVLKVLSAYGGGMTVVTLVMALVPSISILLGIVLQRKVKVAVSNRTRILVWGAFPILSVLALLIFIVVPKGSYTVHQYPQIDGATAAIPFAEKLKSELTGVNQLRAADDTRFNTTHQAYLNLIEGRADLIFVAGPSEDEVSTATKNGVELELHPVGKDAFIFLVNDHNPISGLSTEQIQDIYGGFITNWSEVGGRNEPILALQREANSGSQTFMEKGVMVDAVLTEVPKEQKVSLMGGLIDRVAAYNNEENAIGYSFHYYASEMYQKENVKFLAIDDVMPNRDSIRSGEYPYTAELYAVTRSDLPEDHAAREIVEWLQGEEGQEVVEEGGFIAVGDDE; encoded by the coding sequence GTGTCAGATATAAAGAAAACTGCAAATCAAGGGGAGCCAGTATCCTCCAAGTGGGGTTTATGGTTTGGAAAAAGCATTCAAATCTGCTTAATGTATGTTGTGTTGACATTCTTTATCGGGGGGGTTGTAGGGGTTCCGGCAGGAAAGCTGCTGTTGCATCATCAAGTACCAGATCTTGGCGTTTTTCTGATTGCGGCAGTTTATTTCTATTTAATGGTTACTGTGTTTGTAAGTTTTGGGGCTTATGTAACTAGAGATACAGGTGCGTATTCGCGAATACTTCTGCTGTCGATTATTCCGCTGCTCGGATTTGCTCTCTATTATTGGGGATTGGGGATGCAGCTGTCAGATGGAGATGCGAGGGAGCTGTGGAGCTCGTCCTGGATGTGGTATTCGCTGAACCTCTACTGGGCTAACCCGGTATTGAAAGTATTATCTGCTTATGGTGGGGGGATGACTGTTGTCACGTTAGTTATGGCGCTTGTCCCGAGTATTAGTATCTTGCTTGGTATCGTGCTGCAAAGGAAAGTTAAGGTAGCCGTGAGTAATCGTACTCGCATTCTCGTATGGGGGGCGTTCCCTATACTGAGTGTCCTCGCTCTGCTGATCTTCATCGTGGTGCCAAAGGGGAGCTATACCGTTCACCAGTATCCGCAAATTGATGGTGCGACAGCTGCCATTCCTTTTGCCGAGAAGCTGAAGAGTGAATTAACGGGTGTTAATCAGCTAAGGGCAGCGGATGACACCCGGTTTAACACGACGCATCAGGCCTATCTAAACCTTATCGAAGGCAGAGCGGATCTTATCTTTGTGGCAGGTCCTTCTGAAGATGAGGTTTCCACGGCAACCAAAAATGGGGTAGAGCTCGAACTTCATCCCGTGGGGAAGGATGCCTTTATATTTTTGGTCAACGATCATAATCCGATCAGCGGTCTGTCAACAGAGCAGATTCAGGATATATATGGCGGATTTATTACGAACTGGAGTGAGGTAGGAGGCAGAAATGAGCCGATACTAGCTCTGCAGCGTGAGGCCAATTCCGGCAGTCAGACCTTTATGGAAAAAGGAGTCATGGTCGATGCGGTACTTACGGAGGTGCCGAAGGAACAGAAGGTCAGCCTGATGGGCGGCTTGATTGACCGAGTTGCCGCATATAACAATGAAGAGAACGCCATCGGGTATTCATTTCATTATTATGCGAGCGAGATGTATCAGAAAGAAAACGTTAAATTTTTGGCAATCGATGACGTGATGCCGAACAGGGACTCGATACGTTCTGGCGAATATCCGTACACTGCTGAGCTCTATGCTGTAACCCGATCGGATCTGCCGGAGGATCATGCAGCACGGGAGATAGTGGAGTGGCTTCAAGGAGAGGAAGGTCAGGAGGTTGTGGAAGAGGGCGGATTTATTGCTGTGGGTGATGATGAGTAA
- a CDS encoding ABC transporter substrate-binding protein — MKKKKRSTMAVITLALSLVVSACGSDNSSSEGGKVKISFIHWNSEAAVWNELISEFETENPNIDVTMQTFPSEQYQTTAQAKLMDGSVGDVFASFPGAQFESILKAGLYTDLTGEAFVDNYKPDLIESGAKDGKQYALPYNLIYNVPVYNAGLFEQYGLTPPTDWEGFLALCEKLKSEGIIPIAFPGADIGPGQFMNPMMMNNAPDEEIFDKLESGEAKLTDEWWVKTLAQFKELNDKGYFQEGALGTNTDGAIALMAQQKAAMIATGSYSMSAILAGNPELDLNLLAPITVPADEATYEGIHTTTFMLGINSKSKHPEEAKKFLEFLSTAEAAGKVANETEQDVPVKDIEYTSPALTAISDWSTKNTRFQPRYLITNIEIQKAVTSSIQEVMSGITPEKAAENAQAIVDQQLNL; from the coding sequence ATGAAAAAGAAAAAACGTTCCACGATGGCTGTGATTACCTTGGCTTTATCTCTGGTCGTAAGCGCATGCGGAAGCGACAATAGCAGCTCGGAAGGCGGTAAAGTAAAGATCAGCTTTATTCATTGGAACAGCGAAGCCGCTGTATGGAACGAGCTTATCAGTGAATTCGAAACCGAGAATCCTAATATTGATGTCACCATGCAGACCTTCCCGTCCGAGCAGTATCAAACGACGGCCCAAGCCAAGCTCATGGATGGTTCGGTCGGTGATGTGTTCGCATCCTTCCCGGGAGCCCAGTTCGAATCCATTCTGAAGGCCGGTTTATATACGGATCTGACGGGTGAGGCCTTCGTCGATAACTACAAGCCCGATCTGATTGAATCCGGTGCAAAGGACGGCAAACAGTATGCATTGCCCTACAATCTGATCTACAATGTGCCGGTATATAATGCCGGACTCTTTGAACAATATGGCCTTACGCCGCCGACCGATTGGGAAGGCTTTCTCGCACTCTGTGAGAAGCTGAAGAGCGAGGGCATTATCCCCATTGCCTTCCCTGGAGCAGATATCGGTCCTGGTCAATTCATGAATCCGATGATGATGAATAATGCACCGGATGAAGAAATCTTCGACAAGCTTGAATCCGGAGAAGCGAAGCTGACAGATGAATGGTGGGTGAAGACGCTTGCTCAGTTCAAGGAGCTTAATGATAAGGGCTACTTCCAGGAAGGCGCGCTGGGGACGAACACGGATGGTGCGATCGCCCTTATGGCTCAGCAAAAAGCAGCCATGATCGCAACAGGCTCCTATTCCATGTCTGCCATTCTTGCAGGTAACCCTGAATTAGATCTGAATCTGCTTGCACCGATCACAGTGCCTGCTGATGAAGCGACATATGAAGGTATTCATACAACGACGTTCATGCTGGGCATAAACAGTAAATCGAAGCATCCAGAGGAAGCGAAGAAATTCCTTGAATTCTTAAGTACGGCAGAAGCTGCAGGCAAGGTAGCTAACGAAACAGAGCAGGATGTCCCTGTCAAGGATATTGAATATACGTCGCCAGCTCTGACAGCGATCAGTGACTGGAGTACGAAGAACACTCGTTTCCAGCCTCGTTACCTCATTACTAATATTGAGATTCAAAAAGCGGTAACCAGCTCGATTCAGGAAGTGATGTCAGGAATTACACCGGAGAAGGCTGCTGAGAATGCCCAAGCCATTGTTGACCAGCAGCTGAACCTGTAA
- a CDS encoding helix-turn-helix transcriptional regulator: MKLERLISIIYKLLNHEVLSASKLAEEYEVSQRTIYRDIDVICAAGFPVVSYQGTNGGYGMMDGYKMDKSLLGSFDVHSLITVLRSLSTIFEDERVQGTIERLQTVAPAQQSTILSVNLDTRRTDHDALRHLRTAIAGRNVVRFDYINANNERTTRELEPLQLHFKYRNWYIYGYCRARQDYREFRLSRLMNLNKTELTFEPHQGVLKEIDVSNKRWEKQLEEVVVRVGPEALAEAMDQFHQVDKEPHADGSMTMRIPVYQPLTARWLWTILLSFGGGAEVLEPPSLRGILKEQLQKALQLYEDV; the protein is encoded by the coding sequence ATGAAACTGGAGCGGTTAATCTCGATCATATACAAGCTGTTGAATCACGAAGTCCTGTCAGCCTCCAAGCTGGCTGAAGAGTATGAGGTATCCCAACGAACCATTTATCGGGATATTGATGTGATCTGTGCGGCAGGCTTTCCGGTCGTATCCTATCAAGGGACGAATGGCGGATACGGTATGATGGACGGTTACAAAATGGATAAAAGCCTGCTCGGCTCGTTTGACGTGCATTCCTTGATTACGGTGCTGAGAAGTCTCTCCACTATTTTTGAGGACGAGCGAGTACAAGGAACCATTGAAAGACTACAGACGGTTGCGCCCGCGCAACAAAGCACGATTCTGTCGGTGAATTTGGATACCCGCCGTACAGATCATGATGCACTTCGTCATTTGCGAACAGCGATTGCCGGGCGGAATGTTGTTCGCTTTGATTATATTAATGCAAATAATGAACGTACGACCCGTGAGCTTGAACCGCTGCAGCTTCATTTTAAATATCGGAATTGGTACATTTATGGATACTGCCGAGCTCGTCAGGATTATCGGGAGTTTCGTTTGTCGCGGCTGATGAATTTGAACAAGACGGAATTAACCTTTGAGCCGCATCAAGGGGTGCTGAAGGAGATCGACGTATCAAACAAGCGGTGGGAGAAACAATTGGAGGAAGTTGTAGTTCGAGTGGGGCCGGAGGCTTTGGCAGAAGCGATGGATCAGTTCCATCAGGTAGACAAAGAGCCTCATGCGGATGGAAGCATGACGATGCGGATCCCTGTCTATCAGCCATTAACAGCTCGCTGGCTGTGGACAATCCTGCTCAGTTTTGGCGGCGGCGCTGAGGTCCTTGAGCCTCCTTCTCTGCGTGGTATCCTCAAAGAACAGCTCCAAAAAGCACTCCAATTATATGAAGATGTGTGA
- the tnpB gene encoding IS200/IS605 family element RNA-guided endonuclease TnpB: MCAIICLIIHIKEVLGVLVKKTFKYRIYPNDEQQLLIQKTLGCCRFVFNHFLEKWNTAYAETGKGLSYNQCAKQLPVLKTSLEWLEEVDSTALQTAVRHLADSFDRFFKKTSRAPRFKSRRNPVQSYTAKQTNGNIAIRGHEVKLPKLGWMRFANSRACEGRIISATMRRHASGKYFVSILCEVEQEPLPAAHKHIGIDLGLKAFAVCSDGLRVESPKAFCRYEKKLAFWQRRMSRRTKGGSNWHKAKVNVARIYEKIANIRQNFLQQLTTKLIRENQTITIEGLDVVNMLKNTKLAKSIADASWGEFERQLTYKAKWYGRTLKFAEPFAPTSQTCHVCGFVNPKVKHLSIREWNCPSCKTSHDRDNNAAQNIKRVAI; encoded by the coding sequence ATGTGTGCTATAATCTGTCTTATCATCCATATAAAGGAGGTGTTAGGCGTGTTGGTAAAAAAGACTTTCAAGTATCGCATCTACCCTAACGATGAACAGCAGTTGCTCATTCAAAAAACGCTGGGCTGTTGTCGTTTTGTCTTCAATCACTTCCTGGAAAAGTGGAATACAGCATATGCCGAAACAGGCAAGGGGTTGTCCTATAACCAATGTGCCAAACAACTACCTGTATTAAAAACCTCACTGGAATGGCTTGAAGAAGTAGACAGTACGGCGCTTCAAACTGCCGTACGCCATCTTGCAGACAGCTTCGATCGGTTCTTTAAGAAGACAAGCCGTGCTCCGCGTTTCAAAAGCCGCCGCAATCCTGTTCAGAGCTACACGGCTAAGCAAACGAACGGGAATATTGCGATCCGTGGCCATGAGGTCAAGCTTCCGAAGCTCGGGTGGATGCGCTTTGCCAACTCCAGGGCATGCGAAGGTCGCATCATTTCAGCGACGATGCGGCGCCATGCGTCAGGCAAGTATTTCGTCTCCATCCTTTGTGAAGTGGAGCAAGAGCCGCTTCCTGCCGCACATAAGCATATCGGCATTGACTTGGGTTTAAAGGCATTTGCCGTCTGTTCAGATGGGCTGCGTGTAGAAAGCCCAAAGGCATTTTGCCGCTATGAAAAGAAGTTAGCCTTCTGGCAGCGCCGCATGAGCCGCCGTACAAAGGGAGGCTCGAATTGGCATAAAGCCAAGGTGAACGTCGCTCGCATTTACGAGAAGATCGCGAACATTCGCCAGAACTTCCTGCAGCAGCTGACAACCAAGCTGATTCGCGAAAACCAAACGATCACCATAGAAGGCTTAGATGTGGTGAACATGCTCAAAAACACGAAGCTTGCGAAATCAATCGCGGATGCGTCGTGGGGTGAATTTGAACGCCAGCTTACTTATAAAGCGAAATGGTATGGACGTACGTTGAAGTTTGCGGAACCCTTCGCACCGACAAGCCAGACCTGCCATGTATGTGGCTTTGTAAATCCAAAGGTCAAACATTTGTCTATACGGGAATGGAATTGCCCATCCTGCAAGACGAGCCATGATCGGGACAACAATGCCGCTCAAAATATTAAGCGAGTTGCTATATAG
- a CDS encoding DinB family protein: protein MTNYPVEMFNYHTWATQTILRRMKELPSSVLSENVNSSFPTIAHALSHIYAVDKMWYLVLTGMEMPDAFQACMSINERVLHSVDEYASSYDELAERYSEWLSAQTDLEQTILLNNPFAGVRQTRLSEILMHVVNHGTYHRGNVSTMLRQLGHASTMNDYSFYWYQEAAKV from the coding sequence ATGACGAATTATCCTGTAGAAATGTTTAATTATCATACCTGGGCTACCCAAACCATACTACGTAGAATGAAGGAACTTCCTTCCTCTGTGCTCTCAGAAAATGTGAACAGCTCGTTTCCCACCATTGCCCATGCACTCAGTCATATCTATGCCGTGGATAAAATGTGGTATTTGGTGTTAACAGGCATGGAAATGCCAGATGCGTTTCAAGCATGTATGTCGATCAATGAGCGTGTTCTTCATTCAGTGGATGAATATGCGAGCTCTTATGATGAGTTAGCGGAGCGCTATTCAGAATGGCTCTCAGCCCAAACCGATTTAGAACAGACGATCCTGCTAAATAATCCATTCGCCGGAGTCCGTCAAACCCGCTTATCGGAAATATTGATGCATGTCGTTAATCACGGAACCTATCACAGGGGCAATGTATCGACCATGCTGCGTCAGCTCGGTCATGCATCTACGATGAACGATTATTCGTTTTATTGGTACCAGGAAGCTGCGAAGGTATGA
- a CDS encoding carbohydrate ABC transporter permease, producing the protein MFARTLGKLLLTLYAIIILLPLLVVVMATMKDQQQFYMNPIGVPSSFSLDNYIHLFQSQPMLMYFSNSVIVSFSTVAVLLVLASMISFGLYRLKNKISKTILLLFVIGLMVPSQVNMIPIHSFLRDLGLTNSRIGLILVSVSVLMPLSVFMINGFMKSLPREVFESASIDGAGESRMYLQIAMPLSVPYLAATATFLFVSVWNELLFPLLLITDQSKMTLPLALLQFQGEYSTNYPGLLSGVVIISLPMLVMFLFLQRFFISGVTAGSLKG; encoded by the coding sequence TTGTTTGCTCGTACGCTCGGCAAGCTGCTGCTCACGCTATATGCCATTATTATTCTGCTTCCGCTGCTTGTTGTCGTTATGGCAACGATGAAGGACCAGCAGCAGTTCTATATGAATCCGATCGGAGTGCCTTCCTCCTTCTCGCTGGATAATTATATTCACTTATTTCAAAGCCAGCCGATGCTGATGTATTTCAGCAACAGTGTCATCGTCTCGTTCTCGACAGTCGCTGTGCTGCTTGTTCTCGCAAGCATGATCTCGTTCGGACTGTACCGTCTCAAGAATAAAATATCCAAAACGATATTGCTCCTGTTCGTCATTGGTCTCATGGTGCCTTCTCAGGTTAACATGATTCCGATTCACTCCTTCCTGCGGGATTTGGGGCTGACGAACAGCCGGATCGGTCTCATCCTTGTCTCCGTATCGGTTCTTATGCCGCTCTCTGTGTTCATGATCAACGGCTTCATGAAATCCTTGCCTAGAGAGGTATTTGAGTCCGCCAGTATCGATGGAGCTGGAGAGTCACGCATGTATCTCCAGATTGCGATGCCGCTCTCGGTCCCTTATCTAGCAGCGACGGCTACCTTCTTGTTTGTCTCGGTATGGAACGAGTTACTGTTCCCGCTCCTGCTGATTACGGATCAATCGAAGATGACCCTCCCGCTGGCGCTGCTGCAGTTCCAGGGTGAGTATTCTACGAATTATCCAGGACTCTTGTCAGGCGTTGTCATCATATCTCTGCCTATGCTGGTCATGTTCTTGTTCCTGCAGCGCTTCTTCATCTCAGGCGTGACGGCAGGCTCTCTCAAAGGTTAA